In the Clostridium cellulovorans 743B genome, ATATTTTGGGGACATATATACAAAGTGTTGCATATATTGCTCTGTTACTGCTGAAACCTTTGCTTCTGCCTTTTTATCATTTATAGTAATTTCTACTGTATCTCCAACTTTCTTACCTAACAACTTTGAAAGTTTCTTTGTTAAAATAACACCCTCATCTTCAAGTGTTACAGTTTCATCATCCATGATCAAATTAATATATTCCCCTACATTTTCATCATTATCCAGCACCATTATATATGCATCTTCCCCAGAAGAGGAATCATCTGATACAGTACCATTAGTTGTATAGGTAAACAACGTAGATTCAATGTTATTATCTCTAAGTACTTTATCATTTAACTTTGTCTTTTCTTCATCATTTAATTTAGTATTTAATAAAGTCTGCATATCATACTTATATATTTTATCAAATTGTCTTCTTAATGAAACATCTATACTACTTTTAACTCCAAAACCTGTTAACATAAGTCCTGTACATGCTGCTATACCAATGACCGTCATTAAAAGCCTTTGCTTATATCTAAATATATTTCTTGCAGTAACTTTCCTTGTAAACTTCAGACGTCTCCATATAAAGTTGATTCTCTCCAAGAAAATTTTCTTTCCAACCTTAGGTGGTTTTGGTCTTATAAGAGAAGCTGGAACTTCTCTCAACTCTTCAATTGTAGCTGCTATAGCTGAAATAGTTGTAAATGCTATAGCCAATAGTGAAGCTTCAATAGACAATGATAAAATTACTGGTGTTAACTTAATTGGAATTGCATACATTTCTCCATAAGCACTCATAATAATCGGCGGATAGGTTTTAAATCCAAAAGATATTCCAATTAAACTTCCAAGTACACTAGCAAATAATCCATAAAGCAAATAGTGGGAAACTATAGCTACTTTCGGATAACCTAAAGCTTTAAAAGTACCTATTTCTGTTCTATTCTCCTGGACCATCCTTGTAATTGTTGTTAAGCTTACAAGAGCTGCTACAAGGAAGAATATTAGTGGAAATACTTTTCCAATAGTATCTATTCTGGTACTGTCTTCACTATAGCCTTTGTATCCCACATTATCATCTCTATCAAAAATATACCACTGTGGCTTCAGTAAGCCTTGAGTCTGACCATAGCTTGCTTTAATAATTTCATCATATCTATTACTACTCTGTTCTTCTCCTAATATTTCTATTTCTTGATTTAAATCGTCTATTACATGCTTATAATCATTATTCTTATAGAAACTAGTATCAGCTTCTTCATAATCTGCTTTTATATACATTTCTGTATAAACAGAGCTTTTAAAAACCTCTGGCAGTATATAAACAAAACCTTTAACTGTTCCATTTCCAACAGAACTTAGTTGTCTGTTTATAGATAAATATAATGGCGATTGTGCTGATGCAACTATCTTAAACTCATTATTTCTCAACTTATCTTTAATATCAGTTTTATTACCGGAGTTAAGCTTTATTGTATCTCCTATGCTTAAAGAGTTTTCCTTTAAAAATCTCTCCTCAACTACTATCTCATTATCATTCTTAGGTTTGCTTCCTTCTACGATAGTTATAGTATTTATACCATCCTCTTTAGGCAAAGAATTGATATTTACAACTAGGCCTGTCTCTCCTTGTTCTACTACTGCATCCAAGGAATAAGCCCCTTCTACTGAAGATATACTTTTTAGATTACTAACTGCATCAATATCATCATCTGTGATACCCATAGTACCGATAATTTTAAAATCCATGAAGTTACTATCTTTAAGATATAAATCTGCTGATCTCTTCATATCTGGACTTGTTGCTCTTATTCCTCCATAAAAAGATACGCCGATTGCAATTATTATAACTATAGAAATAAATCTTGATATCGTCTTTTTTACATCTCTAAATATATTTTTTATAAAAGTCTTCTTCATAATTACCACTCTATGCTTTCTATTGAAACAGGATTTTCATTTTTTGTTATACTCTCTACAGTTCCATTCTTTACATGAATTACTTTATCAGCAATAGGTGCTATAGCTGAATTATGCGTTATTATTACTACAGTCATTTTATATTGTTTACAAGTATCTGATAAAAGTTTCAAAATAGATTTACCAGTGTTATAATCTAACGCTCCTGTTGGTTCATCACAAAGAAGTAGTTTTGGATTTTTTGCTAATGCTCTTGCAATAGATACTCTTTGTTGCTCTCCACCAGAAAGCTGTGCTGGAAAGTTTTCCATCCTATGCCCTAATCCAACTTCTTTTAATACCTCTTCTGGATTCATAGGATTCTTACATATTTCCACTGCTAATTCAACATTCTCTAAGGCATTAAGATTTTGAACTAGATTGTAAAATTGAAATACAAAGCCTATATCTTCACGCCTATATTTGGTAAGAAGCTTTTCATTATATTTACTAATTTCATTACCATCAACAAATATACTACCACTAGTTACTTGATCCATACCACCTAAAAGATTTAAGATGGTAGTTTTTCCTGCTCCACTTGCTCCAAGTATTATAACGAATTCACCCTTATCTATTGAGAAAGATGCATCAGAAACAGCAGTTATTGCAACCTCTCCCATAGTATAACTCTTTTTAACATTTTTTAATTCTATAAATTTATCCACTTTTGCCCTCCTCAT is a window encoding:
- a CDS encoding ABC transporter permease, translating into MKKTFIKNIFRDVKKTISRFISIVIIIAIGVSFYGGIRATSPDMKRSADLYLKDSNFMDFKIIGTMGITDDDIDAVSNLKSISSVEGAYSLDAVVEQGETGLVVNINSLPKEDGINTITIVEGSKPKNDNEIVVEERFLKENSLSIGDTIKLNSGNKTDIKDKLRNNEFKIVASAQSPLYLSINRQLSSVGNGTVKGFVYILPEVFKSSVYTEMYIKADYEEADTSFYKNNDYKHVIDDLNQEIEILGEEQSSNRYDEIIKASYGQTQGLLKPQWYIFDRDDNVGYKGYSEDSTRIDTIGKVFPLIFFLVAALVSLTTITRMVQENRTEIGTFKALGYPKVAIVSHYLLYGLFASVLGSLIGISFGFKTYPPIIMSAYGEMYAIPIKLTPVILSLSIEASLLAIAFTTISAIAATIEELREVPASLIRPKPPKVGKKIFLERINFIWRRLKFTRKVTARNIFRYKQRLLMTVIGIAACTGLMLTGFGVKSSIDVSLRRQFDKIYKYDMQTLLNTKLNDEEKTKLNDKVLRDNNIESTLFTYTTNGTVSDDSSSGEDAYIMVLDNDENVGEYINLIMDDETVTLEDEGVILTKKLSKLLGKKVGDTVEITINDKKAEAKVSAVTEQYMQHFVYMSPKYYEEITGENLAYNSFYALLNSNSSADEEKTSNLLSDVDEINSTSFNTNLQEEYSKNMNSLTTVVIVLIISAGLLAFVVIYNLTNINISERKRELATIKVLGFYNNELASYIYKENIILTIIGIVAGIFMGIAMNNFVLASAETTTMLMARVIKTQYFFFSALLTLVFSLIVNLAMYNKFKKIDMVESLKSAE
- a CDS encoding ABC transporter ATP-binding protein gives rise to the protein MDKFIELKNVKKSYTMGEVAITAVSDASFSIDKGEFVIILGASGAGKTTILNLLGGMDQVTSGSIFVDGNEISKYNEKLLTKYRREDIGFVFQFYNLVQNLNALENVELAVEICKNPMNPEEVLKEVGLGHRMENFPAQLSGGEQQRVSIARALAKNPKLLLCDEPTGALDYNTGKSILKLLSDTCKQYKMTVVIITHNSAIAPIADKVIHVKNGTVESITKNENPVSIESIEW